The following proteins come from a genomic window of Flavobacterium crocinum:
- a CDS encoding stage II sporulation protein M, which produces MREIAFIKQNKEKWLEFELAIFGKAKKNPDELANLYIQMMNDLAYAQTYYPKSKTVIYLNHLASQIYQKIYKTKRTDSNQFIDFFKIDVPLLVYEYRRYLIYAFALFFVTVGIGVLSARYDADFVRLILGDDYVNMTLENIKKGNPMAVYGSGSNWGSFIGITVNNLFVGAKCYFNGIFAGIGTFYIFLQNCIMLGSFQYFFYEQNVFWKSVRGIWIHGSMEIFAIVIETTAGFILGASILFPKTFSRLNSFKIGFKNSFKIFLSTFPFTISAGFLEGFITRYSIDMPNWLSIFIILFTLAIISFYYLVYPFIVHKKMHSLTAEKL; this is translated from the coding sequence ATGAGAGAAATCGCTTTTATAAAACAAAACAAAGAAAAATGGCTCGAATTCGAGCTGGCAATTTTCGGTAAAGCTAAAAAAAATCCTGATGAATTAGCTAATTTGTACATTCAAATGATGAATGACTTAGCGTATGCCCAAACGTATTACCCTAAAAGTAAAACGGTTATTTATTTAAATCATCTGGCTTCTCAGATTTATCAGAAAATTTATAAAACCAAACGTACCGACAGTAATCAGTTTATTGATTTCTTTAAAATCGATGTGCCTTTACTGGTTTACGAGTACAGAAGATATCTTATTTATGCTTTTGCTTTATTTTTTGTAACCGTTGGGATTGGAGTACTTTCAGCCCGTTATGATGCCGATTTTGTTCGTTTGATTTTGGGAGATGATTATGTAAATATGACTTTAGAAAACATCAAAAAAGGCAATCCTATGGCCGTATACGGTTCAGGAAGTAACTGGGGAAGCTTTATTGGTATTACTGTAAATAATCTTTTTGTAGGGGCAAAATGTTATTTTAATGGCATTTTTGCAGGAATAGGCACTTTTTATATTTTTCTTCAAAACTGTATTATGTTGGGTTCTTTCCAATATTTCTTTTATGAACAAAATGTTTTCTGGAAAAGCGTTCGCGGTATCTGGATTCATGGTTCTATGGAGATTTTTGCAATTGTAATCGAAACTACTGCAGGATTTATTTTAGGAGCTTCTATTCTTTTTCCTAAAACATTCTCCAGATTAAACTCTTTTAAAATTGGTTTCAAAAACAGTTTCAAAATTTTCCTGAGTACTTTTCCGTTTACTATAAGTGCCGGATTTCTGGAAGGTTTTATTACACGTTATTCTATCGATATGCCCAATTGGCTAAGTATTTTTATCATTTTATTTACACTTGCCATTATTTCATTTTATTACCTGGTTTATCCTTTCATTGTACACAAAAAAATGCATTCT